In Metopolophium dirhodum isolate CAU chromosome 5, ASM1992520v1, whole genome shotgun sequence, the sequence aaaaattgatttatacgGCTTTACAACGCAACTGAGTTGCGAactcaataattttactaaattataacttaaaatatgtatacaataacaagatatattcaattttaaatcagaCCATCGTCTTAAGCACATCGATATACTAaggaaaaattatgaaatactactgtaagttataaaaattattgtgtaaACCAAACTACTTTAACATGTAAAACATGGGCGGCTTATCATTCATCAGCTCTATGACATCGAACTTTCATTATCTcgttgaataatcatttttaaactttggatttttaccaaaatgtttttcattattggATTACAATATTTCacctataaacttaaaaaaaatttagtgttGTGATgtcttttaataattatatttacatacgcACCTCGCGGGGTCTGCAATCCACCTTATCCATAGCTTGAGGCTTGCAATTTTTACGGTACCTTCGTACCACCATGCTTACGCTTATGCgtactaaaaaaacattttccaaaatttgcattttaaagcAGTGCTTGCATAAGTATTCTGAGATTCAAGATGGCCGatgaaaatttttaagttttgaacataactacacaaaatattaaataacaaattgaacaaagtttgaatcatatataCAGTTGGTATTtttaacgggcaacaaagtgcactGGGCCAGctggttattatttttgaataaataataataatagataatatattattatatagagtgCGATTTTTgaatacaacaattttaaaaagtgtACCTACACCACACCTATACTAAATGTGCGTGGATTTGTCCTGAAAAATAAGTGTGCTGTTTTTGAATTCAACAAAAAAAGTCATGCTAGCAATTTAGTATGACTTTTTCTGaatctttttttattctaaCGTAGGTAACTTACCTATCTATGGATTATAATTTTGTGGTGCTAGTAGTATGCACcaggtaaataaaaatgaaaatgtatgctttattaatacattaaatattataactacctaaGTTTTTTCAAGTtgcaatacaaattttatacctaataaaattaatacttaaattaaattaatgaaaaataattatttatgtaggttCAAAGAACAAATTCTATTGTTGGTACATTCAACGCCTTATGGAAAGAAGAAGGCATGTTGATGTTCAGTAAAGGACTTTCTGCCAGATTGGTCCAGtctatttgttttagttttacaattattttaggtTACGAGAGCATCAAAAGAGTTAGTGTACTTCACGAGTACAAAGATCACGTGCGATGGTAATGTGGTATCTATCGGTATCTTTtgctgtacattttttttttagaaaattgtattttttaaaggaGCACATATCACAAAAAAATAGGTGTTATAAAAATCAGGTTATTTTGACTACAGAAATATTTCCAAGACAGGTTGGTATGATCTTCTTAGTTATCTcaactataaattttttttaatttaaaaccaaaattaaataattaaaatcaaaattcaaggTTATTAATTCAGTATTACAAGTATACAGCATATTATCAGGTTATGCAAGCTAGTCTTGGAAATATTTGTGTATTACAGTAAACCGGGAAATAccaaaataagtttatttagatttaaagttttattttatttcaagaaaatgtataatatgggagtcaccattttattttaattattcaaataggtataggaaactaaaaatagtaatatggTCACATGGCAGCCTATCTAAGTGTGATTAATACAACTTCAAACATCACTGAATTATAATTAGTTGACTATCATACATTGGATgcatttgtttatatttgtactacattttataaacgttgaattatagttttaagataaaaataatgtgtgcAGTGTGctcctttaatatttttaaacgaatcATTAAATGATacgtattatatgattattgatttacGTTTTGTTATATTGACAATTTGActtgtttatttatgtatgtatagacaacacttattttttattgttacctttagttatttaatttatatgttgttAAATGTGTTTCACTTCTAAAATTATAGACTTATTATAATGCAATTGGTTGAATTTTCTCATTGTCAAGGTttcatataacttttattttaaaagttatgttttataaagAATTTAATTCATCATACACAGTGAAGAatatggttttttataaatgtataatgttcaaATTGAAAGTCTTATCAGTtaccaaattattcaatttatgtgATTTTACTGATCTCCAATACATATTGTATGTAATTAGATGGaaactcaataataaatatagtaaaaaatagattattttgatatttatagaagaatgtgtggcaatgttaaacaatttaaaatatatggcatgtatacaatatatatttttaaactcactattcacaaatattaatatctgttttgcaataaaaataaatagataatacttcaattaaataataattaaatttaaacataatagttataagttaataacaattaactagtattataatatggctataactaaattacaaattgtattaataacctTGTTTTGAACGccgtcaaaaacaaatttaaggtTAGTGAGAGGGaacaataaaatttgttgtaaAAGTATTGTTGATTTATTTTGGGACAATATTGATGTTTGGTTTAAACATGATAACTTATTTATCACTGTAAAAACTCTAATGTTTATTAatgttatgacaaaaaaaatataaaaaaaaatttgaaattaaattaactgttaaccattaattataatatagtactgtACATAATCAATGGTATGAATTACTACCTAAAATTTAATAtcacatttaaattgtataacagacaataaataaataaataattctcacttagaatacctattaaattaaaagtatacttAAAATCAGTCTTACTGAATAATtctaaataagaataataaaaacattaatttactaaattattttgataccaAGCAATAGGCAACATAGTCCACACCAAACTAAAATGTTAATGAGTTGTCACATTCGTCAGCTGTATGTCCAAACACTaaacagaataatttttttttaaattattattatattttaaatacaatattaacataaaataatagatttcaCAGTACAATAGTAGCATTATAGGGTATTGAGAAATAACTTACTATCACAACATACACAAAATGGTTCATCAATCATTTTATTTGAACCATCATTAACTACTCTTCGTTTCCTTTGGAATTTTGGAGATTCTGGTTTTTCAGGACAATCTTCAGTATCATGAGAATCAAATATTTCACATCTTTCACAATAAAGACGAGTAGTtcttagacgtgtttttttacTATGATCTCTAGAAATATTACCAGTcaccaattatttatataactatatttatattttaaaaaccaatttgaaataaaatgtcatataaAATTTTACTAGGTATAACAAACCAGTAACGATATTACCGTTTTGGTTAggttagaaaattatttaataagtatagcCCTTACAATGAGGTCACTGTTTGGAAACCACCAGTATACATTATTACCTCAAggcttaaactttaaaataggagattaaaattatgttataataattgtaatattttggaTACTTACACTCCTGAGTCTAAAATTTGTGTTTCTAgtgcttcaattttaaatttattatcagACACCTTGGCATGAAGATCAgcaattatgttatttaacaaatttatttgcCAGTCTTTTTCCtctaatattttttctgtttctaaacattcaaaatttacaatttatgaaaatttatataacaaaataatttaattttgttttaaatgaattcatttttttattttaaatactagaaTTACAAACCAGATTTAGTATCACTTTTAACATTTGTTGGAATAGAGTTGTCATAACTAactatcaatttttgaagtgtttttttatcattttctaaaatttcacattttgttttaaactcagAATAACGatcattttctgtttttaacttattaatctGAAAACCACATTTCAAATTACTCGGGtaaaattatctaataaatatttattaatgttattcaaATCAACCTCGTGTTTCAATGATAAATTTTCACACTCCTTTAGTTTAACATTGTTCTTAGCTGTTTTATATAACTTTTGATAATCTTCTTTTGAAACGCTCTCAGGGTTTTTCGCactaaatatatagaaaattacaaatatattagcattgattaaatattttttaaagataaacCAAACATAATCATTGACTAATCTATGATATTCGTAATTAATCaagaaacaattaaataataataatataatattcaaacataGTATTACTTCTAACCTAACAAATTTTCTGTTGACTACTATTTTAGAATTTGACTGTAATAAATTCCTATGTTGTATTTGTtacaaaaaatttacttttctcATGAACATaagtcataattataattaatgagcattgaaataatttctttatacgtagttaaatataatatccttaCATTTCATATTCAGAAACATCAGTTTCCATAACAGCAGATAACTTTTTATGCAAGcctaatattattgaattcaacattttaatttcttgaTTTTTCTCTGCTAACAAATGagcttctaaaaataaaaataataaatcagatACAAATGTAAtcacaatttaaatacaatataatgaattACCAGATTTATCTGTATTTTCTTGAGCATTATTATTCTTGGATTTCTCTGTATCCTTTAATTTCCAAGAATTCAactaaacatataaaaaatgtatatatttcatattaattttttatttaaatattattcataattaataataattattattattttacatcataattaatagaaaatatgatttaaagaTATTATCTCTATAAACTAATCATGTCAATCTTTGAATACAGTAAAATTCTAGTAGTATTACGGTAATTATGATTTCcactatattcaataaataataataaactattatttagtatatctTGTTAAAGAATACTCtctagtaaatattattgtgaagcATCCTAATCCAGACCAAGAaacatttatcataaatatatgttttttttattgtcatcgacaattacttatattatttcttatgaTGAGAAATCAGAAACATTGTCGACCACAAATTTTTCTCTGGTCTGGACGGggattaacattataatattgtatgttaaaCACTtctgtaaatatgtttttatcaaaaatagatATTTCTGATACTAACCTCAGTTTGCAACACTAAAATTTGAttctctttaatttttaaaatattataagtttcttcatattttttatcaatgttatatttttcttgtctgccaaaattaaataaaattaaatcattttaacaattaatttaaatattatatttagtcaaCTTACATAATGTTATGATTCTTCTGAAGTAGATTCCTATCACCTTCAATACGTTCATTCAAACGATGGTTTTCATCTGTTAGCTCTTGAATACGGAATTCCAAGTGAGATTGAGCACTGTGACCCTTAtcactaaaatacaaatatcgggtaaaatagtaatataggaTCAACTTATTACATTGAATAGACAAATGTACTGAATTCAAAATTCATACACAAATAAcctattattgtttgatatctaattttaatatttttactcacaGTAAAGCTTTTAACTGACTCAATTCATCATCGCAAGAAACAGTAGTCTTCAACTCTTGAGACATTTGAACTTttagattttcaatttcatgGTTCTTTTCTTCTAGTGTTGATCGTAGCCTAGAACACTCAATTTGTAGTCCATCAATTTGTTTTTGgatgtttaatttttcagtatCTAATCGTTCTGATTCTGTTTTAGTTTTAGCTGTTAGTTCGGCATTAAGACCTTGTtgtttttcaatagttttaaccATATCTtcttgcatattatttttggatACTTCTAATAGCTCCAATTCAGTTTTATGTTGTAACACAGTTTTTTCTAACTCAATTTTTAGTGCTTCTAAATTCAATGCCCGTAATTTCTCTTTTTCTAATTCGTTAATAATAGATTCTAATTTCAACATCAATTctttttctgtattattttcTGCAAACTCATGTAATtggttttttaatactttaatttctgtatttttttcatCCAGACAAGATTTAATACGTGTTTCAAATGCCATCTTTTCGACATTCAATTTATCTTCTACAATTTTCACAAGCTTGTCGGTTTCATTTTCTTTTTCCTTGAGCCTCACATCAAAATCGTCCTTAGTCTGCGTAATTAGACTGTTTAAAAGTTCAACCTTTGAATTATTATCatctatgattttatttttttcttcgacAGCTTTCTTCAactttattatatcatgttcttgatttttgtaaatatcCAATTGTTTCTCCAAATTTGACtttgaattttctaaaatattaagtttttccATGAGATTGGAAATTTCATTATTTCTTTCATCCAGCATGAGCATActgtttttttctaaaactaaTTTTTCATCTGTTAATTTGTCTTCCCCTACTTTTATAAGCTCTTTCATTTTATCTTCTTTTTCTTTCAACTCTAAATTAAACTTCTCTTTACATTGCTCAATCAAACTATTCAACTgttcaatgtttaaattattatcattgattagtTTAGTTTTCTCttcaattgatattttaagttcagctatcatattttcttgttttttgcTAGTTTCAATTAATTGTTGCTCAACACTTGTTTTAGAGTTCTCCAGAATACTAAGTTTTTCCATGAGTttagatatttcattatttttttcttctgttaATTGCTCTTCCCTTACTTTTATAAGCTCTTTCATTTTGTCTTCTTTTTCTTTCAACTCTGAATTAAACTTCTCTTTACATTGCTCAATCATACTATTCAACTgttcaatgtttaaattattatcattgattagttttgttttctctttaattgatattttaagttcagctatcatattttcttgttttttgctgttttcaattaattgttGCTCAACACTTGTTTTAGAGTTCTCCAGAATACTAAGTTTTTCCATGAGTttagatatttcattatttttttcttctgttaACTGCTCTTCCCTTACTTTTATAAGCTCTTTCATTTTGTCTTCTTTTTCTTTCAACTCTGAATTAAACTTCTCTTTACATTGCTCAATCATACTATTCAACTgttcaatgtttaaattattatcattgattagttttgttttctcttcaattgatattttaagttcagctatcatattttcttgttttttgctgttttcaattaattgttGCTCAACACTTGTTTTAGAGTTCTCCAGAATACTAAGTTTTTCCATGAGTTTGGATATTTCATTATTCTTTTCATCCAATATAAGCATACTATGTTTTTCTAATGTTAATTTTTCTTCTGTTAATTTCTCTTCCGCTATCTTTATAAGCTTTTTCATTTTGTCTTCTTTTTCTTTCAACTCTGAATTAAACTTCTCTTTACATTGCTCAATCAAACTATTCAACTgttcaatgtttaaattattatcattgattagttttgttttctcttcaattgatattttaagttcagctatcatattttcttgttttttgcTAGTTTCAATTAATTGTTGCTCAACACTTGTTTTAGAGTTCTCCAGAATACTAAGTTTTTCCATGAGTTTGGATATTTCATTATTCTTTTCATCCAATATGAGCATACTATGTTTTTCTAATGTTAATTTTTCTTCCGTTAATTTCTCTTCCCCCATATTTATAAGCTCTTTCATTTTGTCTTCTTTTTCTTTCAACTCTAAATTAAACTTTTCTTTACACTCTTCAATCAAACTATTCAACTgttcaatgtttaaattattattattgataagttTTGTTTTCTCttctattgatatttttagttcAGCTAtcatattttcttgttttttgctgttttcaattaattgttGCTCAACACTAGTTTTAGTGTTCTCCAAAATACTAAGTTTTTCCACGAGATTggaaatttcattatttttctcaTTCAGCATTGCCTTATTCTGTTCTTCTATTTGTTTCTtttcaatgaataatttttcttctgcagtttttaataaatctttGATTTCAACTTCCTTTCCCTGTAATTTGCTTTCAAACTCATTTTTGGTAAgactaattaaattatttagattttcaaTCTTCAAATTGTTATccttaatagttttaatattatcttggaTTATTTCATTTGATTGTTTCAAATCTTGTTCAAGTGATTTACCCGTTTCTAATTGTATTTCTAAatcttttttgatattttctaaatctacaatttttttgtggAGTATTGAAGTTTCTTTGtctttatcatttaatataactttagttttttcttctaatgACAGCTTTTCTATTTCCATCTTTTCTTCTCCAATTTTTAACAGCTCCTTGATTTCTTCTTCTTTTTGTTTTAGAGTaacttcatatttatttttggtttgtaTAACACAATTATCtaactgtttaatttttatttgattatcatcaataattttatttttttcttcaattgcattgtttaaatgttgaatatcttgtatacatatttcattagatGCTAATTTCTCTTCAAGATTCAACTTTGAATTTTCCAAAgactttaatttttctaaaagatTCAAATTTTCTGACGTACTTGTTAGTTTTTCATTACTTAATAGTTCTAGTTCTGATTTATATGTTTCTTGATTTGATGCAATATTTACTTctaattcattaattttgttttgtaaatctTTAATAGTTGTTTGATACTTTGTAGTTTCATTTGTTAATTCAGTCTGTAAATTAGCATTACTTAAATCTTGTTTTTGTTTCTCTGTTAATGACAGTTCAAGTTTATTGgatagtatatttattagttcATCTTTAGTAGCTAATTCTAAACTTTGTTGTTTTAATAACTCGTCCCGTTCTCCTTCTAACTGcagtatttgttttttcatagaATCAAATtcattttgttttgataaagttaactcatttaatgatttatttagattttcaattaaaatattattttgttttaatttattgtccAAGGTGTTTGTTGCATTTATTGTTTCCTTCACATAAATTTCATGCTTTTCTTCTAACATTGATTTTTCAGATTTTAAACATGTTAATTCATTTTCAACAGTTTTGAGTTTTgtagttagttttttttctaattcatTTTTAGTAGAATCTTGTTGAAGttctaaatcattaaattttttctctagATCAGCTATTACAGTTGTTTGATCTTGTACAGATTTTAATGCTGCTTTTAattctgtatttatattttgattgacattttcaagtttttcaagtttttcaagatattcttgatttttattttctgataaactttttaattcttgtttgagttcattttcaattttgatatgCTTCTCTTGAATAATTTTAGTATCTTGTTCTTTTTCATTAATGATTACTTTGTAttcattttctaattttaataactcgtttttaagattatttacgATATCATCATGTTCTTCATTCTTTAATGCactcaaacattttatacctTCGTTTAATTGGTCAATCATCTCTTGATtctgttcaatttttttttctttttcttctaTTACTTTGGTTAACCGTTCTGTGGTAGCAGATAAATTTTCATTAGCTTCTTTTAATAAACGATCATGGGTTTGAGAATTTTCATTCAATGTTTGAcgtaatgtatttaaaattgcttCTTTATCAACTACTTCTGAACTTAAATTGGACACAGATTTTTGTAATTCATCTTCATTGttgtctattaatttttttagagtttcTAACTCTTCTTTTACTCTACATAATTCCTCTtctttttcaaacattttcattttttctttttctacatCTTTAGCTAGACTTCGTTCTTTAGCCAAATCGAAATCTAGttctttaatctttattaaaagttcagcgtttttattttgtagttcaatatttacaacattttgttCTTCATTGGTAAACTGTAGATTTTgaactttttctttttcatcatctatttgtttttttatattatctaattggTTTTGTAgcattattataccattgacTTGAATTTCGGACGGCTGTTCAACTTGAGCCTAAAAAGAATAAATCAAACTGTTATATTAACAACTCAGAACAATaaagatttatataattaaaacttactTTTAACGtttcttccaattttttttcagcaACATCGGCTTGATTTGCCGCTTTAATAAATTGTGAACGAAGaagttcattttcatttttcttttgaGTTAATTCTAATTTTAATCGATCCATATCTGATACCTTTGTTGGCTAAAATAAAACaccattaaaacaattaataaatattcacaCACATCTAAGATAACAATGGGTTTGAGAAATATTTATCATGAATTGTTATATGATACATAAGCTTTAAAATACTAAGAAtaagaataattgtttttaggATTAAATAcgctaaaaaaaaacttaaaaactcaATGCTAACCAAAAACCTAATGActtcaatatttgtttaatattgagattatatgatattttaataacatattttttcataaataaattaacaatgtctttttaaattatcaaagtttaaatttaataaactcgGATAGAGGAAAAAACTTTCCTTACCTATTGTCCTTAACTGGTACATTTACATGATAAATTTTACTATATGAAGATTTAAGCATTGATATTActgtaaaaacattgtttttgatacagaaaaataattaagatatttattcttatactttaagtttaacttttaatcaattattttataactaattattggaCATGgctgatttaatattataattatgaaaattagaTAATTTACTTATGGGagaaattgtatatatttaaaaatatttaagtattggATCTTTTTATATCCAAAAATAGAAAACACAATATGCATTACAATCAaaccataattaaaaaaattaaactttatattacAATTCATTCATATAAAATGACAAACTAGTCttatactttaattaataatttaaaacttttaagcctataatcaaaataatattaaattaatatattgaagcattaaaaattattaaatttaaaacaagagtGCCAGCAATTATTTAAGATCCTACTTCAGTGATTCGAATCAACTAACAATTGTTTGATATGGCTTGtacagttatattaataattgtattatagtgATTAAGCgggtatacattatttttatatataaattatatataatcatgTACCCAGGACTTTTCAATAatgagtgggggggggggggctaaacaaataaacaagGTAAATTAGAATTTGATATCCGTTACCTTATACTAGGTTGTTATTACGCTATATCCCATAACTGTAATAACCTCtacaaataattgataatacgcaaaatatttctttaaaaccgTTTACAGAAATATCATGGTTTGTACATTGtcttttattaaataagttttataccATAACACGGCTAACAGGGGTGGGAGGCTGAAGCCTTCTGGGTACACCACTGatataatctaaattattttaacttgaaaatttatattttgtttaaatcaaacaatttattgttgtttttttataattatttaataaggcGGTGTTCATTAgtcatttttacatattatatattttatcattcgtgatacttaataatatgtatactgagAGAAGTATAAAATGCAAATTGGCAAAttctatttgtataaaaatgaatagataccattaaaat encodes:
- the LOC132945003 gene encoding CAP-Gly domain-containing linker protein 1-like isoform X3, with the translated sequence MSENSENKEMKTSGLRPPTKIPSMGVSRLPSSSSIKLDGVSSIATRLDGGSSVKKTAGNSVVLTEDTDKFIIGNRIWVGGTKPGQIAYIGETNFGNGDWAGVVLDEPIGKNDGSVSGTRYFQCGPKRGIFARLTNLTSAPLSSVEDSMVQSSFAATKPLGFSTPMPKRQGSTLTATKTAAKSISQTPIAKSSSDLKIGDRVIISSGQGSKLGVLRYRGATQFAPGEWCGIELDDPLGKNNGIVEGIKYFECEDKFGLFTPIAKVSKSPMSASRMSTNCAIHKAKRSPGSMNGSMISGITSTTMSSIPTRPTKVSDMDRLKLELTQKKNENELLRSQFIKAANQADVAEKKLEETLKAQVEQPSEIQVNGIIMLQNQLDNIKKQIDDEKEKVQNLQFTNEEQNVVNIELQNKNAELLIKIKELDFDLAKERSLAKDVEKEKMKMFEKEEELCRVKEELETLKKLIDNNEDELQKSVSNLSSEVVDKEAILNTLRQTLNENSQTHDRLLKEANENLSATTERLTKVIEEKEKKIEQNQEMIDQLNEGIKCLSALKNEEHDDIVNNLKNELLKLENEYKVIINEKEQDTKIIQEKHIKIENELKQELKSLSENKNQEYLEKLEKLENVNQNINTELKAALKSVQDQTTVIADLEKKFNDLELQQDSTKNELEKKLTTKLKTVENELTCLKSEKSMLEEKHEIYVKETINATNTLDNKLKQNNILIENLNKSLNELTLSKQNEFDSMKKQILQLEGERDELLKQQSLELATKDELINILSNKLELSLTEKQKQDLSNANLQTELTNETTKYQTTIKDLQNKINELEVNIASNQETYKSELELLSNEKLTSTSENLNLLEKLKSLENSKLNLEEKLASNEICIQDIQHLNNAIEEKNKIIDDNQIKIKQLDNCVIQTKNKYEVTLKQKEEEIKELLKIGEEKMEIEKLSLEEKTKVILNDKDKETSILHKKIVDLENIKKDLEIQLETGKSLEQDLKQSNEIIQDNIKTIKDNNLKIENLNNLISLTKNEFESKLQGKEVEIKDLLKTAEEKLFIEKKQIEEQNKAMLNEKNNEISNLVEKLSILENTKTSVEQQLIENSKKQENMIAELKISIEEKTKLINNNNLNIEQLNSLIEECKEKFNLELKEKEDKMKELINMGEEKLTEEKLTLEKHSMLILDEKNNEISKLMEKLSILENSKTSVEQQLIETSKKQENMIAELKISIEEKTKLINDNNLNIEQLNSLIEQCKEKFNSELKEKEDKMKKLIKIAEEKLTEEKLTLEKHSMLILDEKNNEISKLMEKLSILENSKTSVEQQLIENSKKQENMIAELKISIEEKTKLINDNNLNIEQLNSMIEQCKEKFNSELKEKEDKMKELIKVREEQLTEEKNNEISKLMEKLSILENSKTSVEQQLIENSKKQENMIAELKISIKEKTKLINDNNLNIEQLNSMIEQCKEKFNSELKEKEDKMKELIKVREEQLTEEKNNEISKLMEKLSILENSKTSVEQQLIETSKKQENMIAELKISIEEKTKLINDNNLNIEQLNSLIEQCKEKFNLELKEKEDKMKELIKVGEDKLTDEKLVLEKNSMLMLDERNNEISNLMEKLNILENSKSNLEKQLDIYKNQEHDIIKLKKAVEEKNKIIDDNNSKVELLNSLITQTKDDFDVRLKEKENETDKLVKIVEDKLNVEKMAFETRIKSCLDEKNTEIKVLKNQLHEFAENNTEKELMLKLESIINELEKEKLRALNLEALKIELEKTVLQHKTELELLEVSKNNMQEDMVKTIEKQQGLNAELTAKTKTESERLDTEKLNIQKQIDGLQIECSRLRSTLEEKNHEIENLKVQMSQELKTTVSCDDELSQLKALLDKGHSAQSHLEFRIQELTDENHRLNERIEGDRNLLQKNHNIIQEKYNIDKKYEETYNILKIKENQILVLQTELNSWKLKDTEKSKNNNAQENTDKSEAHLLAEKNQEIKMLNSIILGLHKKLSAVMETDVSEYEIAKNPESVSKEDYQKLYKTAKNNVKLKECENLSLKHEINKLKTENDRYSEFKTKCEILENDKKTLQKLIVSYDNSIPTNVKSDTKSETEKILEEKDWQINLLNNIIADLHAKVSDNKFKIEALETQILDSGVDHSKKTRLRTTRLYCERCEIFDSHDTEDCPEKPESPKFQRKRRVVNDGSNKMIDEPFCVCCDMFGHTADECDNSLTF